The Pseudomonas sp. MH9.2 genomic interval ACTCAGTCCGGTCGCGGCATACGAGCAACTGGTGCGCGGCAATATCGAAGTCCTTACCCTCGAACAAATGGCGGGCCGCACCGTGGCGACCGGGGTGGTGCCATATCCGCCAGGCATCCCGCTACTGATGCCCGGCGAGAGCGCAGGGGCGGCGGATGGTCCAATTCTCGGCTACCTCAAGGCGCTGCAAGAGTACGACCGGCGCTTCCCGGGCTTCACCCATGACACCCATGGCGTCGAGGTGGAGGATGGGCGTTATTTAGTCCGATGCATTAAATAAACCCCAGGACGGTCCGGGCGACGGGGAGGACGGCGGCTATGCTGAAATCATGGCTGCTCATCGCTATCGGCGCGTTGCTCGGTGCCGGCTTCGTTTCAGCTGATTAGCGCACGCTAAAGGAGTTGGATCATGAAAGGTTTTCTGGTGATTTTCTTCACTCAGCAGAATCGTCGCTATCGCGGAAAAATGCTCGGTGACTGGGTCGTCGACCTGGCCAAAGAACTGGGGCTACGCGGCGCCACGCTATCGACGGGCATAGAGGGATTTGGCCATACAGGCCAGCTGCATTCCACGCACGTCTTTGAACTTGCCGATCAACCTACCGAAATTCGTATGGCGATTAGCGAAGACGAGTGCGCGCGCCTGTTCGAGCGCCTGGAGGCCGAAGACATCTCCTTGTTCTACATAAAAGCGCCGATCGAGCTGGGGACTGTCGGCAAAAAAGCCGACAAGCCCCTTAGTTGACCGGGAGTTCCAGTGTTGCGCAGAGACCGCCGTCTGGAAGGTTATCCAGATGTATCCGACCTTTCAGGCGAACCGCAATCGTTTGTACAATCGTCAGTCCAAGCCCTGCGCCCTGGTCGTTACCTCGACTGTAAAAACGCTCAAAGAGCCGCTCACGCTCTGCCTCGTTGATACCCGGCCCCTGATCTTCGACAGCCAGCTGGAAGTGTCCATTGATTTTTGTCAGGCGGACAGTGATCAGGCCATGTTCTGGAGAAAAGTTCGCGGCGTTGGTCACC includes:
- a CDS encoding DUF190 domain-containing protein — translated: MKGFLVIFFTQQNRRYRGKMLGDWVVDLAKELGLRGATLSTGIEGFGHTGQLHSTHVFELADQPTEIRMAISEDECARLFERLEAEDISLFYIKAPIELGTVGKKADKPLS